GGCCGGACTCGCTCACGAAATCAACAATCCTCTGATGGGAATCATCAACTACGGTCATATCATCCGAAATCATAAGGGCGGGGACGCCGATACAAAAAACTACGCAAGACTCGTGATCGAACAAGGGGAACGAATCGCTTCCATCATCCGAAATTTAGTTTTGTTTTCCAGACAAGACGCGGAACAACCCGTAAGTACAAACGTAAGACAACTCGTAAGTTCCGTGGAAGGAATGATTTCCGAAATGCTAAAGTCTCATGAGATTCAACTGGAAATCGAAATTCCAGAAAACCTGGAAGTGCAACTGAGACCCAATCAGATCCGCGAGGTACTCTACAACATTCTTTATTATTATTCCGAAAATCAGAAAGAAGCAAAGATTCATATGAGAGCCACGTTAGACGGAACCGAAAGCGCTCATTTGAGAATTCTAATTTCGGGAAAGCTCAATATCAACGTGGAAGAAGAAAGCCGATTTGAACCCTTTGAAAATTTCCGTTCCAACGACGCTCGGATCGGAATGGGGCTTTCGGTTTGTTACGGAATTCTCCAGGCAAATCGAGGACAACTTCTCCTCAAAAAATCCGGCTCCGGCTGGGATTTTATCATCCAAGTCCCGGTCTGAACGGTTTTTATCAGTGTCTCAGGTCCAAATTGAGACAGAAAATCGATGGAAAATCCAAGTGGAGTGAAAAAACCTGTATCCAACATTCAAAAACGAGCAAGGAACTTAGGAATGATTGATAAAATCAAAGCCGCCCTGGGCGGAGAAGCGGATTCTCTTTTAAACCATACCTGTAAGACGATTCCAAAAGAATCTTTGAGCCTCCCAGGCGCCAACTACGTAGACGATATTTTTTCCAAAAGTGATAGAAACAATACCGTTCTTAGAAACTACCAGGCCATCTTAAATACAGGAAGATTGTCCGGAACCGGTTATACTTCCATTCTTCCCGTTGACCAAGGAATCGAACACAGCGCGGGCGCGTCCTTCGCTAAAAACCCTGCATACTTTGATCCGGAGAACATCGTAAAACTCGCGATCGAAGGCGGTTGCAACGCGGTGGCTTCCACTTTGGGAGTATTGGGTCTGGTTTCCAGAAAATACGCTCACAAGATTCCTTTTATCGTTAAGATTAACCACAACGAACTTCTTTCGTATCCGAACAAGTTCGACCAGATTCTTTTTGCGAACGTGGAACAGGCTTTCGACATGGGAGCGGTTGCGGTCGGAGCTACGATCTATTTTGGATCCGATGAATCTTCTCGCCAAATTCAAGAAATCACCGAAGCGTTTCACAGAGCTCACGAACTCGGAATGGTTACGATCCTTTGGGCCTACTTGAGAAACGACGCGTTCAAACCCGACAAAATCGACTATCACTTAGCGACCGACCTTACCGGACAAGCAAACCACTTGGCCGCTACGATCCAAGCCGATATCGTAAAACAAAAACTTCCTGAAGTTTATGCGGGCGGTTTTAGAGATCTGAAGTTCGGAAAAAAAGACGACAGAATGTACACAACTTTAACTGCGGATAACGCGATCGATATGGCTCGTTATCAAGTCGCAAACTGTTATATGGGAAAAATCGGTCTGATCAATTCCGGAGGAGCTTCCGGAGAAAACGACCTCGGAGACGCTGTAAAAGCTGCAGTTGTCAACAAAAGAGCGGGTGGAATGGGAATGATTTCCGGAAGAAAGGCTTTTCAAAAGCCGATGAAAGACGGAGTTTCTCTTTTAAACGCGATCCAAGACGTTTATCTTGCAAAAGAAGTAACGATCGCTTAATAAAAATAAAGAATATTCCTTTTGGAGAATATTCCAGAAGAAGAATATGGAAAATACTCCGCGTCTCTGCGGAGTATTTTTGTTTCAGGGTCCACTCAGAAGTTTAGAGCATTCTAATACAAAAACGGAAGGCGCTATGAACGTTAAAAAAGATTTTTCAAGTGCGGTCGGAAACACACCGCTCATCCTTCTTCGCAGTTTTAGCGAAGAGACCGGATGTAATATCTACGGAAAAGCCGAATTCTTAAATCCTGGAGGTTCCGTAAAGGACCGAGCCGCTCTTTTTATCGTGGAAGACGCGGAAAAAAAAGGGCTTTTGAAACCCGGCGGAACCGTCGTCGAAGGAACCGCGGGGAACACCGGAATCGGTCTGACGCATATCTGCAATTCCAAGGGATACAAAACCCTGATCGTAATTCCGGATACGCAGTCCCAAGAAAAAATCGATCTTTTAAAAACCTTAGGTGCTGAAGTGAGAACGGTTCCCGCAGTTCCATACAAGGATCCAAACAACTACGTAAAAGTTTCGGGAAGAATCGCGGAAGAACTCGGGAACGCAGTTTGGGCGAATCAGTTTGACAACGTCGCCAATCGAAACGCTCATTACGCGACGACCGCTCCGGAAATCTGGGAACAGACGGACGGCAAAGTAGACGCTTGGATCACGTCGCTCGGAACGGGCGGAACCTACGCGGGAGTTTCCCTATTCTTAAAAGAAAAAAATTCTAAGATCAAAACGATCGTAGCGGATCCATACGGTTCCGGAATTTATAATTTTGTAAAGAAGGGTGAAGTCACTGCGGAAGGAAGTTCTTTTACCGAAGGAATCGGTAACGGAAGAATCACCGAAAATATGAAAGGCGCGCCAATGGACGACGCGATCCGAGTCACGGACGAAGAATGTTTAAAGGTCGT
This is a stretch of genomic DNA from Leptospira tipperaryensis. It encodes these proteins:
- a CDS encoding class I fructose-bisphosphate aldolase, whose amino-acid sequence is MIDKIKAALGGEADSLLNHTCKTIPKESLSLPGANYVDDIFSKSDRNNTVLRNYQAILNTGRLSGTGYTSILPVDQGIEHSAGASFAKNPAYFDPENIVKLAIEGGCNAVASTLGVLGLVSRKYAHKIPFIVKINHNELLSYPNKFDQILFANVEQAFDMGAVAVGATIYFGSDESSRQIQEITEAFHRAHELGMVTILWAYLRNDAFKPDKIDYHLATDLTGQANHLAATIQADIVKQKLPEVYAGGFRDLKFGKKDDRMYTTLTADNAIDMARYQVANCYMGKIGLINSGGASGENDLGDAVKAAVVNKRAGGMGMISGRKAFQKPMKDGVSLLNAIQDVYLAKEVTIA
- a CDS encoding cysteine synthase A — translated: MNVKKDFSSAVGNTPLILLRSFSEETGCNIYGKAEFLNPGGSVKDRAALFIVEDAEKKGLLKPGGTVVEGTAGNTGIGLTHICNSKGYKTLIVIPDTQSQEKIDLLKTLGAEVRTVPAVPYKDPNNYVKVSGRIAEELGNAVWANQFDNVANRNAHYATTAPEIWEQTDGKVDAWITSLGTGGTYAGVSLFLKEKNSKIKTIVADPYGSGIYNFVKKGEVTAEGSSFTEGIGNGRITENMKGAPMDDAIRVTDEECLKVVYQLLHKDGLFLGGSSGINVGAAVKLAKELGPGHNIVTILCDSGARYQSRIFNEEWLFSKGYSVPK